The Panicum hallii strain FIL2 chromosome 5, PHallii_v3.1, whole genome shotgun sequence genome contains the following window.
GAGCGACGGACCCGACCCCGACCAACCGCAACACAGCAAAGCATATAGCCCAGGCGGAGGCGGGCGCACACGCGACGCACGCGCTTCATCAGCCTCAGCGGCCGTGTGCGTCAGCTGCGGCCGCATTTAGCGAGGCGGAAAGGGGGCCGACCCCGAGCGGAGCCCAACCCCAACTCGACCCGGgaaggagggaggagagagagggaagagagggggcgcggcgaggaggccggcggcggccggagatggggGAGGTGGCCGCGCTGCGCCAGCTCGTCGGCCAGGTGCAGGAGCTCTGGGACCTCTACGGCGCCAACGCCCACCCGCTCCCCAGGCAAAACACCTACCTCCTCCTCGTCCCTTTGGTTACTACtccgctcccccccccccctcccctcctctctctccccccctccGCCTCTCGTTCTCGTTCGCGCCCTTCGTCTCCCTCCCCCCGCTTCGCTCGGATCTGCTTGCGGCGGGGTTTACCCGGCGGGTGCCGCGGGAATTGGCTGGCCTTGCGAGTTGTTGTTTCTGTTTGTTGATCTATCAGAATCGGATAGGCACCTCGGTTTTGTTCTGGGGAAATTCGGCCGCGCAGATCCTTGGCTAGTATGTTCAGCACGCAAGCTTTCTCTTGCGTCTTTGTGTCGCACGCGCTTTACCTTTCCGATTCCCTGTTTCTACAAATTTGCCTACCTGTGTTGCCTACTTTGCTAGATTTGTCCGTCCTTCCCGGGTAACTTGGAGGAACATGCCGTGCGCCGTAGAAATGGACAATCCCGTGGCTCCTTTAATTGTAGACTTGCTGTTACTAGTTAATTATTACCCGGTTTCCGCGGTCACAAGTTTTGGAATTACTTACCCGGTGTCACGGTTTCCGTGGTCACAAGTTTTAGCATTGCCCCAGGCATAGGACAAAATTAATTACGCATACCCACCCGTGGAATAGGGCACGAGAAAGTCCACAGCCCGATGTTATGCTAGGGTATGCGACACCGATAATAATGTTAATAAATCCTGGTCAGTTTGACTTTGGGGCGCGACGTTTGCACAGCTTTGTTGGCAAGCGACCAAAAGAAAGGAAACGAGGGAATCAACTTACCTAGTGTGTAGTTTTTAAAGGCGGACCTGGTAAACATGGTCACTAGGCTTAGCCGGAAATGCGGCGAGAACATGATTAGTCGTGCTAAACTATCCTTTCCACTGCCGAGGCTGATTCTGGCAATCTGGCTCTTATGTCACCACTATTGTTCTTGTGTATGTTATGTTTGTATGTCAAGCAATTCATGCTATGCTTCATTATGCATTGTACCTGCATTACTCCTCTTTGCTAAATTGTATGGACATGTCACATGAAAGATTACACGCCAATCTGTAGCGTATATATCCGTTTTTTTCAATAAAGAACTCATACTCCATAAGAAGTTTCAGTGATGGTTGAATGTCTGCTTAGATTATTCTCTCACTGCATTTCTTATTGAACCATAAAGAACATCCTTCATTCCCTTCATATAAAATCCAGTCTGTTAAGTTTACATTTCCCCTTACTATAGGATGTATGATTCTCTGGATAGCAATTCTAGACCAGCTGAAAACATATGATTGACTTCGTGTGGTATAGCTTTGGTTTAATCAGGTTCCCTCTAATTACCATGGCAGATAATATAAATATTATATGTAGGATTCAGAGCGACATGATGGATATTAGTGGGAAAATGGACGAGTAGTCTGATAGTTGTGCACTATAGAAAGCCAACCAGTCAATCTGTTTGTATTTCTTGTTCAACAAGCTGGAGGAAACCGTTGCAATGCCCTTATCTTCCGTGCGTTGCTACTTCTACATGAATGGATCATACATGCAGTCCTTTTTTTTGTATGTAACTACATATGCATGAATGAATTGTACATGTAGTTGGTGTTTTTGTTGATATGCAACTATACGTAAAAAGGTATTTTGCTAACTTGGTGCTTTTGTACTGTTATGCCCATTTTTGTCTAAAAGTAGTGCTCAAATTTTAGTCTGGGAAATGGAGCTGTAGCTTCATCTTATACCCTTTCCTTTGTGGCTGGCCAAAATTTCTTGTTCAAGCGCTTTCCAGAACTTTTTCCCCCATAACCATGGTGGACTGATTGGGCTTATGCATGTTTTACAGATGGTATTTACTTGACTTTGAACATGGTTCAATCAAAGATGATTATTGTGGAGGACGGACTGGATACAACTCGGAATTACTGAAGATCATGGAGACTAACCAATCTCCTCCTCGCAAACGACCGCGGAGGGATCGAAACCGCGAGAAGGCGCCCTGCTCAAACACAACTGAGGTAATGCAACAGGAGATTTGGAAAGAGTTTCCTGAAGATCTTTTCGAAACTGTCATTGCAAGGCTTCCAGTTGCTGCAATTTTTCGATTCCGCACTGTCTGCCGAAAGTGGTCTTGTCTTTTGGGCTCAGACAGTTTCTCTCATCAGTACTCTGAAGCTCCACGTGGACTGCCATGGTTCTATACAATCACCCATGAGAATGCAAACAATAATGTTGCAGTGTATGACCCTTCACTGAAGAAATGGCACCATCCATCTGTTCCTCTTGCTCCTACAAAGATAGTTATTCCAGTGGCATCTGTGGGTGGCCTTGTCTGTTTATTGGATCTGAGCCACAGGAATTTCTACGTTTGCAACCCTCTTAGGCAATCACTCAAGGAGATCCCACCCAGATCAGTCCAGGGATGGTCAAGAGTCGCGGTAGGGATGGTGTTGAACGGAAGAAGTTCTAGTCATGGCTACAAAGTAATGTGGTTAGGAAATGATGGGACTTATGAAGTGTATGACTCTACAAAGAACACGTGGTCTTGTCCAGGAGTTTTCCCTACAAGCTTCAAACTGCCACTTGTTCTGAATTTCAGGTCGCAGCCTGTGGCGGTTGGCAGCACGCTGTACTTCATGTGTTCAGAACCAGATGGTGTTTTGTCATATGATGTAAGCACCGGGATTTGGAGACAGTTTACCATCCCACTGCCACTGCATCTGACTGACCACACACTTGCCGAGTTCCAGGGAAGGGTCATGCTTGTGGGTCTGCTGTGCAAGAATGCAGCGACCTGCGTCTGCATATGGGAGTTGCAGAAGATGACTCTCCTCTGGAAGGAGGTGGACAGAATGCCAAATATCTGGTGCTTAGAGTTCTACGGTAAGCACATGAAGATGACATGCCTGGGCAACAGTGGTTTGCTCATGCTCTCCTTGAAGGCGAAGCGGATGAACCGCCTTGTTACATACAACCTTTTTAAAAGGGAGTGGCAGAAGGTTCCTGATTGCATGCTCCCATGCAGCCGCAAAAAGCAGTGGATAGCATGTGGCACAGCATTTGATCCGTGCCCCTCTGCCTTGGCCTGACAGGTCTTTTACCTTCTTCAGCCAAGCACGTTGAAATTTTAGCGATTTCATATCATTGGC
Protein-coding sequences here:
- the LOC112893667 gene encoding F-box only protein 6 isoform X1 yields the protein MGEVAALRQLVGQVQELWDLYGANAHPLPRWYLLDFEHGSIKDDYCGGRTGYNSELLKIMETNQSPPRKRPRRDRNREKAPCSNTTEVMQQEIWKEFPEDLFETVIARLPVAAIFRFRTVCRKWSCLLGSDSFSHQYSEAPRGLPWFYTITHENANNNVAVYDPSLKKWHHPSVPLAPTKIVIPVASVGGLVCLLDLSHRNFYVCNPLRQSLKEIPPRSVQGWSRVAVGMVLNGRSSSHGYKVMWLGNDGTYEVYDSTKNTWSCPGVFPTSFKLPLVLNFRSQPVAVGSTLYFMCSEPDGVLSYDVSTGIWRQFTIPLPLHLTDHTLAEFQGRVMLVGLLCKNAATCVCIWELQKMTLLWKEVDRMPNIWCLEFYGKHMKMTCLGNSGLLMLSLKAKRMNRLVTYNLFKREWQKVPDCMLPCSRKKQWIACGTAFDPCPSALA
- the LOC112893667 gene encoding F-box only protein 6 isoform X2, giving the protein METNQSPPRKRPRRDRNREKAPCSNTTEVMQQEIWKEFPEDLFETVIARLPVAAIFRFRTVCRKWSCLLGSDSFSHQYSEAPRGLPWFYTITHENANNNVAVYDPSLKKWHHPSVPLAPTKIVIPVASVGGLVCLLDLSHRNFYVCNPLRQSLKEIPPRSVQGWSRVAVGMVLNGRSSSHGYKVMWLGNDGTYEVYDSTKNTWSCPGVFPTSFKLPLVLNFRSQPVAVGSTLYFMCSEPDGVLSYDVSTGIWRQFTIPLPLHLTDHTLAEFQGRVMLVGLLCKNAATCVCIWELQKMTLLWKEVDRMPNIWCLEFYGKHMKMTCLGNSGLLMLSLKAKRMNRLVTYNLFKREWQKVPDCMLPCSRKKQWIACGTAFDPCPSALA